One window of the Canis aureus isolate CA01 chromosome 1, VMU_Caureus_v.1.0, whole genome shotgun sequence genome contains the following:
- the GGN gene encoding gametogenetin isoform X2: protein MGNVQSEPSAGGGSRKEQASDRSSDSRRTSLVEPEVTPSSPAMRLARGLGVWFPGSSAHPGILVPPEPQALELPSPATPLSEAAAAAAIPTQPPPPVGPLLPAPSKWRKPMGTPVPRVRGLLEASHRGQGDPPSLRPLPPPPRQLPGEDPNSVPRAPSPTPPRLEPRKPPPPPPSDRQHPDHRITPALATGATPPAESQVGYCGQGQTAGGARRGALPQAGEGETARPAVSESGLSLLCKVTFKSGPVLAPPAASSSLAAKASLGGGGGLFAAAPGSISYAEVLKQGPLAPGAARPSGEVPRGTQEAEGGDGDGEGCSGPPSAPVSHARALPPPPYSTFPGSKPKFDWVSPPDVPERHFRFNGAGGGVGVPRRRAAALSGPWGSPPPPPGHTHPAPGPRRPAPALLAPPMFIFPAPTNGEPESPGPGRPQELPPPPPPPPPPAPPPTPQPRVLQSTPLPVARPPTPHPGHSKSALAPAPAPTLPLALAADQAPAPAPAPAPAPAPAPAPAMAPAPTPAPTPAPAPAPAPAPAQAPAQAPAQAPAPAPAPAQAPAPASAPAPAPAPALAPAAAPAPTTAEPPLPAPAPIKARTRRSKGPRAARGATREDGAPGDGPRELLLPPPATSSPSTTQRVCLAEHAHQPPE from the exons ATGGGGAACGTGCAGTCGGAGCCGTCCGCGGGCGGGGGCTCCCGAAAAGAGCAGGCCTCGGACCGCTCCTCTGACTCCCGCCGGACGTCCCTGGTGGAGCCCGAGGTGACCCCCTCCTCCCCGGCCATGCGCCTGGCTCGCGGGCTGGGCGTCTGGTTCCCTGGCAGCTCCGCGCACCCGGGAATCCTGGTACCCCCGGAGCCCCAGGCCTTAGAACTGCCCTCGCCAGCGACGCCCCTTTCAGAGGCGGCGGCTGCGGCCGCGATCCCCACAcaacccccgccccccgtggGGCCCCTGCTGCCCGCGCCGTCTAAGTGGCGAAAACCCATGGGCACTCCGGTGCCTCGGGTCCGCGGTCTGCTGGAGGCGAGCCATCGCGGCCAGGGCGATCCTCCGAGCCTCCgtccgctgccgccgccgccccggcaaCTACCTGGAGAGGACCCCAACTCCGTCCCGAGGGCCCCATCCCCTACTCCGCCACGCTTGGAGCCGCGGAAGCCGCCACCACCGCCACCTTCCGACCGGCAGCACCCGGACCACAGAATCACTCCTGCTCTGGCCACAGGCGCCACACCCCCCGCAGAAAGCCAGGTCGGGTACTGCGGCCAGGGCCAGACGGCCGGCGGAGCCCGCAGGGGGGCCCTTCCCCAAGCGGGCGAGGGCGAGACGGCCCGGCCTGCGGTGTCCGAGTCCGGCCTGAGCCTGCTGTGCAAAGTCACCTTCAAGTCGGGGCCCGTGTTGGCCCCTCCGGCAGCCTCGAGTTCCCTGGCGGCCAAAGCCTCGCTGGGGGGCGGCGGAGGACTCTTCGCTGCCGCCCCGGGTTCCATCTCTTACGCTGAGGTCCTGAAGCAGGGGCCCCTGGCTCCCGGGGCCGCGCGACCCTCGGGCGAGGTCCCTCGGGGGACTCAGGAAGCAGAAGGCGGTGATGGAGACGGCGAGGGGTGTTCTGGACCCCCCTCGGCGCCTGTGTCCCACGCCAGGGCCTTACCGCCGCCACCCTACAGCACTTTTCCAGGCTCGAAGCCCAAATTTGACTGGGTGAGCCCTCCCGACGTCCCTGAGCGCCACTTCCGCTTCAACGGAGCCGGTGGCGGTGTCGGGGTGCCCCGACGGCGCGCGGCCGCGctctcagggccctggggctcCCCACCGCCTCCGCCAGGACACACGCACCCAGCCCCCGGGCCCCGGAGGCCCGCACCGGCCCTGCTGGCGCCGCCTATGTTCATCTTCCCGGCGCCCACCAACGGCGAGCCTGAGAGCCCCGGGCCCGGACGCCCACAGGAGttgccgcccccgccgccgcccccgccgccgcccgcgccgccgccgacACCGCAGCCGCGGGTGCTCCAGTCCACGCCGCTCCCCGTGGCCcgccctcccaccccacacccgGGCCACTCGAAGTCGGCTCTggcccccgccccagctcccactcTGCCCCTTGCCTTGGCTGCCGAccaggcccccgccccggccccggccccggccccggccccggcccccgccccggccccggccatGGCTCCGGCCCCCACCCCGGCTCCGACTCCCgccccggctccggctcccgctccggccccggcccaggccccggcccaggccccggcccaggccccggccccggctccggcccccgcccaggcccccgccccggcctcggctccggcccccgccccggcccccgccctgGCCCCGGCCGCGGCTCCAGCTCCCACCACAGCGGAGCCACCGCTGCCCGCGCCCGCACCCATCAAGGCCCGCACGCGCAGGAGCAAGGGCCCCCGCGCAGCCCGAGGCGCGACCCGTGAGGACGGCGCACCCGGAGACGGTCCTCGCGAAC TGTTACTGCCGCCACCAGCCACGTCATCGCCGTCTACCACGCAACGTGTCTGCCTG GCTGAGCACGCCCACCAACCACCTGAGTGA
- the GGN gene encoding gametogenetin isoform X1 has translation MGNVQSEPSAGGGSRKEQASDRSSDSRRTSLVEPEVTPSSPAMRLARGLGVWFPGSSAHPGILVPPEPQALELPSPATPLSEAAAAAAIPTQPPPPVGPLLPAPSKWRKPMGTPVPRVRGLLEASHRGQGDPPSLRPLPPPPRQLPGEDPNSVPRAPSPTPPRLEPRKPPPPPPSDRQHPDHRITPALATGATPPAESQVGYCGQGQTAGGARRGALPQAGEGETARPAVSESGLSLLCKVTFKSGPVLAPPAASSSLAAKASLGGGGGLFAAAPGSISYAEVLKQGPLAPGAARPSGEVPRGTQEAEGGDGDGEGCSGPPSAPVSHARALPPPPYSTFPGSKPKFDWVSPPDVPERHFRFNGAGGGVGVPRRRAAALSGPWGSPPPPPGHTHPAPGPRRPAPALLAPPMFIFPAPTNGEPESPGPGRPQELPPPPPPPPPPAPPPTPQPRVLQSTPLPVARPPTPHPGHSKSALAPAPAPTLPLALAADQAPAPAPAPAPAPAPAPAPAMAPAPTPAPTPAPAPAPAPAPAQAPAQAPAQAPAPAPAPAQAPAPASAPAPAPAPALAPAAAPAPTTAEPPLPAPAPIKARTRRSKGPRAARGATREDGAPGDGPRERTAATVTDSGDGGGGGGGAPPVGMVNAGTRRHWPPFQVLNSCPCKCYCRHQPRHRRLPRNVSAWLSTPTNHLSEPPWVATIKLAGSLVAGLEHYDLQATHSN, from the exons ATGGGGAACGTGCAGTCGGAGCCGTCCGCGGGCGGGGGCTCCCGAAAAGAGCAGGCCTCGGACCGCTCCTCTGACTCCCGCCGGACGTCCCTGGTGGAGCCCGAGGTGACCCCCTCCTCCCCGGCCATGCGCCTGGCTCGCGGGCTGGGCGTCTGGTTCCCTGGCAGCTCCGCGCACCCGGGAATCCTGGTACCCCCGGAGCCCCAGGCCTTAGAACTGCCCTCGCCAGCGACGCCCCTTTCAGAGGCGGCGGCTGCGGCCGCGATCCCCACAcaacccccgccccccgtggGGCCCCTGCTGCCCGCGCCGTCTAAGTGGCGAAAACCCATGGGCACTCCGGTGCCTCGGGTCCGCGGTCTGCTGGAGGCGAGCCATCGCGGCCAGGGCGATCCTCCGAGCCTCCgtccgctgccgccgccgccccggcaaCTACCTGGAGAGGACCCCAACTCCGTCCCGAGGGCCCCATCCCCTACTCCGCCACGCTTGGAGCCGCGGAAGCCGCCACCACCGCCACCTTCCGACCGGCAGCACCCGGACCACAGAATCACTCCTGCTCTGGCCACAGGCGCCACACCCCCCGCAGAAAGCCAGGTCGGGTACTGCGGCCAGGGCCAGACGGCCGGCGGAGCCCGCAGGGGGGCCCTTCCCCAAGCGGGCGAGGGCGAGACGGCCCGGCCTGCGGTGTCCGAGTCCGGCCTGAGCCTGCTGTGCAAAGTCACCTTCAAGTCGGGGCCCGTGTTGGCCCCTCCGGCAGCCTCGAGTTCCCTGGCGGCCAAAGCCTCGCTGGGGGGCGGCGGAGGACTCTTCGCTGCCGCCCCGGGTTCCATCTCTTACGCTGAGGTCCTGAAGCAGGGGCCCCTGGCTCCCGGGGCCGCGCGACCCTCGGGCGAGGTCCCTCGGGGGACTCAGGAAGCAGAAGGCGGTGATGGAGACGGCGAGGGGTGTTCTGGACCCCCCTCGGCGCCTGTGTCCCACGCCAGGGCCTTACCGCCGCCACCCTACAGCACTTTTCCAGGCTCGAAGCCCAAATTTGACTGGGTGAGCCCTCCCGACGTCCCTGAGCGCCACTTCCGCTTCAACGGAGCCGGTGGCGGTGTCGGGGTGCCCCGACGGCGCGCGGCCGCGctctcagggccctggggctcCCCACCGCCTCCGCCAGGACACACGCACCCAGCCCCCGGGCCCCGGAGGCCCGCACCGGCCCTGCTGGCGCCGCCTATGTTCATCTTCCCGGCGCCCACCAACGGCGAGCCTGAGAGCCCCGGGCCCGGACGCCCACAGGAGttgccgcccccgccgccgcccccgccgccgcccgcgccgccgccgacACCGCAGCCGCGGGTGCTCCAGTCCACGCCGCTCCCCGTGGCCcgccctcccaccccacacccgGGCCACTCGAAGTCGGCTCTggcccccgccccagctcccactcTGCCCCTTGCCTTGGCTGCCGAccaggcccccgccccggccccggccccggccccggccccggcccccgccccggccccggccatGGCTCCGGCCCCCACCCCGGCTCCGACTCCCgccccggctccggctcccgctccggccccggcccaggccccggcccaggccccggcccaggccccggccccggctccggcccccgcccaggcccccgccccggcctcggctccggcccccgccccggcccccgccctgGCCCCGGCCGCGGCTCCAGCTCCCACCACAGCGGAGCCACCGCTGCCCGCGCCCGCACCCATCAAGGCCCGCACGCGCAGGAGCAAGGGCCCCCGCGCAGCCCGAGGCGCGACCCGTGAGGACGGCGCACCCGGAGACGGTCCTCGCGAACGTACTGCAGCTACCGTGACTGACAGTGGCGATGGAGGGGGTGGTGGCGGCGGGGCTCCTCCAGTGGGGATGGTTAATGCGGGCACCAGGCGCCACTGGCCGCCCTTCCAGGTGCTTAACTCTTGTCCCTGCAAGTGTTACTGCCGCCACCAGCCACGTCATCGCCGTCTACCACGCAACGTGTCTGCCTG GCTGAGCACGCCCACCAACCACCTGAGTGAGCCACCCTGGGTTGCCACCATCAAGCTGGCTGGCTCCCTGGTGGCCGGGCTGGAGCACTACGACTTGCAGGCCACCCATTCCAACTGA
- the PSMD8 gene encoding 26S proteasome non-ATPase regulatory subunit 8 — MFVKGRTPRAPPRERLNANGGGRRPAAVAPPPALGSTSRPHFRRVSVCRRRCRKAGRRFAASRKMAATAVNGAPGASGSGPAAASGAVLQVAAGMYEQLKGEWNRKSPNLSKCGEELGRLKLVLLELNFLPTTGTKLTKQQLILARDILEIGAQWSILRKDIPSFERYMAQLKCYYFDYKEQLPESAYMHQLLGLNLLFLLSQNRVAEFHTELERLPAKDIQTNVYIKHPVSLEQYLMEGSYNKVFLAKGNIPAESYTFFIDILLDTIRDEIAGCIEKAYEKILFTEATRILFFNTPKKMTDYAKKRGWVLGLNNYYSFASQQQKPEDTTIPSTELAKQVIEYARQLEMIV, encoded by the exons ATGTTCGTTAAGGGCCGGACTCCCAGGGCACCTCCCCGAGAGCGACTAAACGCTAACGGCGGTGGGCGGAGGCCTGCAGCCgtagccccgcccccggcgctgGGCTCCACCTCCCGGCCCCACTTCCGCCGGGTGAGCGTCTGTCGGCGTCGCTGCCGTAAGGCGGGCCGGAGGTTTGCCGCATCACGGAAGATGGCGGCCACGGCGGTGAACGGGGCGCCGGGCGCCTCGGGCTCGGGCCCTGCGGCGGCCTCGGGCGCAGTCCTGCAGGTCGCGGCCGGCATGTACGAGCAACTTAAGGGCGAGTGGAACCGTAAAAGCCCCAATCTTAGCAAGTGCGGTGAAGAGCTGGGCCGTCTCAAG CTGGTTCTGCTGGAACTCAACTTCTTGCCAACCACAGGGACCAAACTGACCAAACAGCAGCTCATTCTGGCCC GTGACATTCTGGAGATTGGGGCCCAGTGGAGCATCCTGCGCAAGGACATCCCCTCCTTCGAGCGCTACATGGCCCAGCTCAAATGCTACTACTTTGATTACAA GGAGCAACTCCCCGAGTCAGCCTACATGCACCAGCTCTTGGGCCTCAACCTCCTCTTCCTGCTATCCCAGAACCGGGTAGCTGAGTTCCACACAGAGTTGGAGCGGCTGCCTGCCAAGGACATCCAGACCAATGTATACATCAAGCATCCTGTGTCCCTGGAGCAA TACCTGATGGAGGGCAGCTATAACAAGGTGTTCCTGGCCAAAGGCAACATCCCTGCTGAGAGCTATACCTTCTTCATTGACATCTTGCTTGACACGATCAG GGATGAGATTGCTGGGTGCATCGAGAAGGCCTATGAGAAAATCCTTTTCACTGAGGCCACCCGGATCCTCTTCTTCAACACACCCAAAAAGATGACGGACTACGCCAAGAAG CGAGGGTGGGTTCTGGGCCTCAACAACTACTACAGCTTTGCCAGCCAGCAGCAGAAGCCAGAAGACACCACCATCCCCTCCACGGAACTGGCCAAACAGGTCATCGAGTATGCCCGGCAGCTGGAGATGATCGTCTGA